The Streptomyces cynarae genome contains a region encoding:
- a CDS encoding DegV family protein, which translates to MSRHVAIVTDSTAYLPPRTMERHGITAVPLTVVLGDQALEEGTEISARSLAQALQKRRPVTTSRPSPELFADTYRKVAATGATDIVSLHLSSEFSGTYDAAVLAGRQAPVPVRVVDTGMVAMALGFCALAAAQAAEAGGTVDDAVTAAEKRAADTSAYFYVDTLDYLRRGGRIGAAQALLGSALAVKPLLQLNGGRIELLEKVRTASKAIARLEEIVAERAGNGQVDIAVHHLAAPERASALADRLRARVPGLADLHVSEVGAVIGAHTGPGLLGAVVSPR; encoded by the coding sequence ATGTCCCGCCATGTCGCGATCGTCACCGATTCAACGGCCTACCTGCCGCCGCGGACGATGGAGCGCCACGGCATCACCGCGGTGCCCCTGACCGTGGTCCTCGGCGACCAGGCACTCGAAGAGGGCACCGAGATCTCCGCCCGTTCCCTGGCCCAGGCCCTGCAGAAGCGACGGCCCGTCACCACGTCCCGGCCCAGCCCCGAGCTGTTCGCGGACACCTACCGCAAGGTCGCCGCGACGGGGGCGACCGACATCGTCTCGCTGCACCTGTCCTCCGAGTTCTCCGGCACGTACGACGCCGCGGTGCTCGCCGGGCGCCAGGCTCCCGTGCCGGTGCGCGTGGTCGACACCGGGATGGTCGCGATGGCCCTCGGCTTCTGCGCGCTGGCCGCCGCTCAGGCCGCGGAGGCGGGTGGCACGGTCGACGACGCCGTCACGGCGGCCGAGAAGCGGGCCGCGGACACCTCCGCGTACTTCTACGTCGACACCCTGGACTATCTGCGGCGCGGCGGCCGGATCGGCGCCGCGCAGGCGCTGCTCGGCTCGGCGCTCGCGGTCAAGCCGCTCCTGCAGCTGAACGGCGGCCGTATCGAGTTGCTGGAGAAGGTGCGTACGGCGTCCAAGGCCATCGCCCGCCTGGAGGAGATCGTCGCCGAGCGCGCCGGCAACGGACAGGTCGACATCGCGGTCCACCATCTCGCCGCTCCCGAAAGGGCGTCGGCGCTCGCCGACCGCCTGCGCGCACGGGTACCCGGGCTGGCCGACCTGCATGTGAGCGAGGTCGGGGCGGTGATCGGGGCGCACACGGGACCGGGTCTGCTGGGGGCCGTGGTGTCGCCTCGGTGA
- the leuS gene encoding leucine--tRNA ligase has protein sequence MSETNPAAAAVSAEAAPHRYTAALAAEIEARWQDFWDAEGTYEAPNPSGDLAGDPELAARPKKFIMDMFPYPSGAGLHVGHPLGYIATDVFARFQRMTGHNVLHTLGFDAFGLPAEQYAVQTGTHPRVSTEANIENMKSQLRRLGLGHDKRRSFATIDPDYYKWTQWIFLQIFNSWYDDEARKARPISQLIAQFESGERAIPGTTRAWDELTAAERADVLGEYRLAYASDAPVNWCPGLGTVLANEEVTADGRSERGNYPVFKAKLRQWNMRITAYADRLLEDLEELDWPEAIKLQQRNWIGRSEGARVDFPIDGETITIFTTRQDTLFGATYMVLAPEHPLVEKFTPEAWPEGTHEVWTGGHATPAEAVAAYRAQASSKSDVERQAEAKDKTGVFTGAYATNPVNGEKIPVFIADYVLMGYGTGAIMAVPAHDSRDFAFARAFELPIRCVVEPTDGRGTDPSAWDDAFVSYDAKIVNSSGDSVKLDGLGVTDAKARITEWLERKGIGEGTVNFRLRDWLFSRQRYWGEPFPIVYDEDGVAHALPESMLPLELPEVEDYSPRTFDPDDADTRPETPLSRNEEWVNVTLDLGDGPKQYRRETNTMPNWAGSCWYELRYLDPHNSEKLVDPAIEQYWMGPREGMPHGGVDLYVGGAEHAVLHLLYARFWSKVLYDLGYVSSAEPFHKLFNQGMIQAYVYRDSRGIAVPAAEVEERDGAYYYQGEKVSRLLGKMGKSLKNAVTPDEIAAEYGADTLRLYEMAMGPLDVSRPWDTRAVVGQFRLLQRLWRNVVDETTGEVTVVDAEPDEDTLRALHKAIDGVRQDLEGLRFNTAIAKITELNNHLTKAGGPVPRSVAESLVLLIAPLAPHIAEELWRRLGHTDSVVHRDFPVADPAYVVDETVTCVVQVKGKVRARLEVPPSISEEELEKVALADEKVVAALDGAGIRKVIVRAPKLVNIVTA, from the coding sequence ATGAGCGAGACGAATCCCGCTGCCGCCGCCGTGTCGGCGGAGGCCGCGCCGCACCGCTACACGGCCGCTCTGGCGGCCGAGATCGAGGCACGCTGGCAGGACTTCTGGGACGCCGAGGGCACCTATGAGGCGCCGAACCCGAGCGGCGACCTGGCAGGCGATCCCGAGCTGGCCGCCAGGCCCAAGAAGTTCATCATGGACATGTTCCCGTACCCCTCGGGTGCCGGCCTGCACGTCGGCCACCCCCTGGGGTACATCGCCACCGACGTCTTCGCCCGATTCCAGCGCATGACCGGGCACAACGTCCTGCACACCCTGGGCTTCGACGCCTTCGGCCTGCCCGCCGAGCAGTACGCCGTGCAGACCGGCACGCACCCGCGCGTGTCCACCGAGGCCAACATCGAGAACATGAAGTCCCAGCTGCGCCGGCTGGGCCTGGGTCACGACAAGCGCCGGTCGTTCGCCACGATCGACCCGGACTACTACAAGTGGACCCAGTGGATCTTCCTGCAGATCTTCAACTCCTGGTACGACGACGAGGCCCGCAAGGCCCGCCCGATCTCCCAGCTGATCGCCCAGTTCGAGTCGGGTGAGCGGGCGATTCCGGGCACCACGCGCGCGTGGGACGAGCTGACCGCCGCCGAGCGCGCCGACGTCCTGGGCGAGTACCGACTGGCCTACGCCTCCGATGCGCCCGTCAACTGGTGCCCCGGCCTGGGCACGGTCCTGGCCAACGAGGAGGTCACCGCCGACGGCCGCTCCGAACGCGGCAACTACCCCGTCTTCAAGGCCAAGCTGCGCCAGTGGAACATGCGCATCACCGCCTACGCCGACCGGCTGCTGGAGGACCTGGAGGAGCTGGACTGGCCCGAGGCGATCAAGCTGCAGCAGCGCAACTGGATCGGCCGGTCCGAGGGCGCCCGGGTCGACTTCCCGATCGACGGCGAGACGATCACGATCTTCACCACACGCCAGGACACCCTGTTCGGCGCCACCTACATGGTGCTGGCACCCGAGCACCCGCTGGTCGAGAAGTTCACCCCCGAGGCGTGGCCCGAGGGCACGCACGAGGTGTGGACCGGCGGCCACGCCACGCCCGCCGAGGCCGTCGCCGCCTACCGCGCCCAGGCCTCCTCCAAGTCGGACGTCGAGCGGCAGGCCGAGGCCAAGGACAAGACCGGCGTCTTCACGGGCGCGTACGCCACCAACCCGGTCAACGGGGAGAAGATCCCCGTGTTCATCGCCGACTACGTGCTGATGGGCTACGGCACCGGCGCGATCATGGCCGTCCCGGCGCACGACAGCCGCGACTTCGCCTTCGCGCGCGCCTTCGAGCTGCCGATCCGCTGCGTCGTGGAGCCCACCGACGGCCGCGGCACCGACCCGTCGGCGTGGGACGACGCCTTCGTCTCCTACGACGCGAAGATCGTCAACTCCTCCGGTGACTCGGTGAAGCTGGACGGTCTGGGCGTCACCGACGCCAAGGCGCGCATCACCGAGTGGCTGGAGCGCAAGGGCATCGGCGAGGGCACGGTCAACTTCCGCCTGCGCGACTGGCTGTTCAGCCGTCAGCGCTATTGGGGCGAGCCCTTCCCGATCGTCTACGACGAGGACGGCGTCGCCCACGCGCTGCCCGAGTCGATGCTGCCGCTGGAACTGCCCGAGGTCGAGGACTACTCGCCGCGCACCTTCGACCCGGACGACGCCGACACCCGGCCCGAGACCCCGCTGTCGCGCAACGAGGAGTGGGTCAACGTCACCCTGGACCTGGGCGACGGCCCGAAGCAGTACCGCCGCGAGACCAACACCATGCCCAACTGGGCCGGTTCCTGCTGGTACGAGCTGCGCTACCTGGACCCGCACAACAGTGAGAAGCTGGTCGACCCGGCCATCGAGCAGTACTGGATGGGTCCGCGCGAGGGCATGCCGCACGGTGGCGTCGACCTGTACGTCGGCGGCGCCGAGCACGCCGTGCTGCACCTGCTGTACGCGCGCTTCTGGTCCAAGGTGCTGTACGACCTGGGGTACGTCTCCTCCGCGGAGCCGTTCCACAAGCTGTTCAACCAGGGCATGATCCAGGCCTACGTCTACCGCGACAGCCGCGGCATCGCGGTGCCGGCCGCCGAGGTGGAGGAGCGCGACGGCGCGTACTACTACCAGGGCGAGAAGGTCAGCCGCCTGCTGGGCAAGATGGGCAAGTCCCTGAAGAACGCGGTCACTCCGGACGAGATCGCCGCCGAGTACGGTGCGGACACCCTGCGCCTGTACGAGATGGCGATGGGTCCGCTGGACGTGTCGCGGCCGTGGGACACGCGCGCGGTGGTCGGCCAGTTCCGGCTGCTGCAGCGGCTGTGGCGCAATGTCGTCGACGAGACCACCGGTGAGGTCACCGTCGTCGACGCCGAGCCCGACGAGGACACCCTGCGCGCCCTGCACAAGGCCATCGACGGCGTACGCCAGGACCTGGAGGGCCTGCGGTTCAACACGGCCATCGCCAAGATCACCGAGCTGAACAACCACCTGACGAAGGCGGGAGGCCCGGTGCCGCGCTCGGTCGCCGAGTCGCTGGTGCTGCTGATCGCTCCGCTGGCCCCGCACATCGCCGAGGAGCTGTGGCGCAGGCTGGGCCACACCGACTCCGTCGTCCACCGGGACTTCCCGGTCGCCGACCCCGCCTACGTCGTGGACGAGACCGTGACGTGCGTGGTCCAGGTGAAGGGCAAGGTCAGGGCTCGCCTGGAGGTCCCGCCCTCGATCTCCGAGGAGGAACTGGAGAAGGTGGCGCTGGCCGACGAGAAGGTGGTCGCGGCCCTGGACGGCGCCGGGATCCGCAAGGTGATCGTGCGCGCGCCGAAGCTGGTGAACATCGTCACGGCATAG
- a CDS encoding cytochrome b/b6 domain-containing protein, producing the protein MNPPRSNSSLPKPGRSAYGVASAVVLLLIPVIVLAGGNAVRDFLNFGAGVLSLVSLSCSVIWGLVAQDRIFLNTRQRIVAQAVHRTTAVASIAFLLVHVTVKIALEHTVLIAALIPFSLGVSGSAGLIGLGSLAGLLMIFVGVTGALRSNFATPAPVAARWRAMHMLAYPSWCAALVHGLYAGRAAKPFFMVSYELCLLGVMGALALRAAPRPFKRKVADRVFAIVGGGDMAGREGLDASRARNAEAAATLAGFSGRSTDRVGGPENLVPPQPSTPLYEAPAARSMTPEPGNGFAAAYRATSATPRAQTPMMPDATQRMDLYDTQATEAMPRVDAGGSTSGSWPIPSPPPVGEAPRSAYDPLQDTGYTIPAYGNPGYNGYGASEMYDTGETNVPFGTYNSNNTYNSGPAAETFPGAFDTPGAGEPWNAPSGGFK; encoded by the coding sequence ATGAACCCTCCACGTAGTAACAGCTCGCTCCCCAAGCCGGGCCGCTCGGCCTACGGCGTGGCGTCGGCTGTGGTGCTGCTGCTCATACCCGTCATCGTGCTGGCCGGCGGGAACGCAGTCCGGGACTTCCTCAACTTCGGAGCGGGCGTGCTCTCGCTCGTCTCCCTCAGCTGCTCCGTGATCTGGGGGCTCGTCGCCCAGGACCGGATCTTCCTCAACACCCGCCAGCGGATCGTCGCGCAGGCCGTCCACCGGACCACCGCGGTCGCCTCGATCGCGTTCCTCCTGGTGCACGTCACGGTCAAGATCGCGCTCGAACACACTGTGCTGATCGCCGCACTGATCCCCTTCAGCCTGGGCGTCAGCGGCTCCGCCGGCCTCATCGGCCTTGGCTCCCTGGCCGGCCTCCTCATGATCTTCGTGGGTGTCACCGGCGCGCTGCGCAGCAATTTCGCGACCCCCGCGCCGGTAGCGGCGCGCTGGCGGGCGATGCACATGCTGGCCTACCCGTCCTGGTGCGCCGCGCTCGTGCACGGCCTGTACGCGGGACGCGCGGCGAAGCCGTTCTTCATGGTGTCCTACGAGCTGTGCCTGCTCGGGGTCATGGGGGCGCTGGCCCTGCGCGCCGCGCCGCGCCCGTTCAAGCGCAAGGTGGCCGACAGGGTCTTCGCGATCGTCGGCGGCGGTGACATGGCGGGACGCGAAGGACTGGACGCCAGCCGCGCCCGCAACGCGGAGGCGGCAGCCACCCTGGCGGGCTTCTCGGGGCGCTCGACGGACCGCGTCGGCGGCCCGGAGAACCTGGTCCCCCCGCAGCCCTCAACGCCCCTGTACGAGGCTCCCGCGGCCCGCAGCATGACCCCGGAGCCCGGCAACGGCTTCGCGGCCGCCTACCGGGCCACGTCGGCCACCCCGCGCGCGCAGACACCGATGATGCCGGACGCGACCCAGCGGATGGATCTGTACGACACACAGGCCACCGAGGCCATGCCGCGCGTCGACGCCGGCGGCAGCACCTCGGGCAGCTGGCCGATCCCGTCACCGCCGCCGGTCGGGGAGGCGCCTCGCTCCGCGTACGACCCGCTCCAGGACACCGGATACACCATCCCGGCCTATGGCAATCCGGGATACAACGGGTACGGCGCGAGTGAGATGTACGACACCGGTGAGACGAACGTACCGTTCGGCACGTACAACTCGAACAACACGTACAACAGCGGTCCCGCAGCGGAAACGTTCCCCGGCGCCTTCGACACGCCGGGAGCCGGCGAACCCTGGAACGCGCCTTCCGGAGGCTTTAAGTGA